A stretch of the Streptomyces sp. WMMB303 genome encodes the following:
- a CDS encoding FAD-dependent monooxygenase, with protein sequence MASDTPAGKRVLISGASVAGPALAHWLNRYGFHVTVVERAAGLRPGGQAIDVRGTAIEVAARMGVLDELREHATDLRGMSVLDVDGNETYSTTEATASGGRLDRDDVEILRDDLAGILVRAGGPGVEYLFDDSIAALDERPEEIRVRFAGGHERAFDLVVGADGIHSHTRSLVFGPEERHLRPMAGHLGVWTAPNVLDLDRWQLAYLTGDPDAWGCLTMSVRKNAELRVYVGLSGVDRADRELRDPQAQKQLIAERFAHVGWEMPRLLEYMWEAPDFHFDGGAQVHLDSWSRGRVVLLGDAGYCGSPASGQGTSMAMVGAYVLAGELKAADGDHRTAFAAYERELRDWVTANQALAHRSAASGEHGAPQEAAGAPKVASEVLDLSDDYYAVTDGFALRDY encoded by the coding sequence ATGGCATCCGACACCCCGGCGGGCAAGCGCGTCCTGATCTCCGGTGCGAGCGTGGCAGGGCCCGCGCTGGCCCACTGGCTGAACCGCTACGGCTTCCACGTCACGGTGGTCGAACGCGCTGCCGGGCTGCGCCCCGGCGGCCAGGCGATCGACGTCCGCGGGACCGCGATCGAGGTGGCCGCGCGGATGGGCGTCCTGGACGAACTGCGAGAGCACGCGACCGACCTGCGCGGCATGTCCGTGCTGGACGTGGACGGCAACGAGACGTACAGCACCACCGAGGCCACCGCCAGCGGCGGTCGGCTGGACCGCGACGACGTCGAGATCCTCCGCGACGACCTCGCCGGCATCCTGGTGCGGGCCGGTGGCCCTGGAGTCGAGTACCTCTTCGACGACTCGATAGCCGCGCTCGACGAGCGCCCGGAGGAGATCCGGGTGCGCTTCGCCGGTGGCCATGAGCGCGCTTTCGACCTCGTCGTCGGCGCCGACGGCATCCACTCGCACACCCGCTCCCTGGTCTTCGGCCCGGAGGAGCGCCACCTGCGCCCCATGGCGGGGCATCTGGGCGTCTGGACTGCCCCGAACGTCCTGGACCTGGACCGCTGGCAGCTCGCCTATCTGACCGGCGACCCGGACGCGTGGGGCTGTCTGACGATGAGCGTGCGCAAGAACGCCGAACTGCGCGTCTACGTCGGGCTGAGCGGCGTGGATCGCGCGGACCGGGAGCTGCGCGACCCGCAGGCCCAGAAGCAGCTGATCGCCGAGCGGTTCGCGCACGTGGGCTGGGAGATGCCGCGTCTGCTGGAGTACATGTGGGAGGCGCCCGACTTCCACTTCGACGGGGGCGCCCAGGTCCATCTGGACTCCTGGTCCAGGGGCCGGGTGGTGCTGCTGGGCGACGCCGGCTACTGCGGCTCGCCCGCCTCCGGGCAGGGCACCAGTATGGCGATGGTCGGCGCGTATGTGCTGGCGGGGGAGCTGAAGGCCGCGGACGGCGATCACCGCACGGCCTTCGCCGCGTACGAGCGCGAGTTGCGCGACTGGGTCACCGCCAACCAGGCGCTGGCGCACCGGTCGGCCGCGAGCGGCGAACACGGAGCCCCGCAGGAGGCGGCCGGGGCTCCGAAAGTCGCCTCCGAGGTGCTCGACCTGAGTGACGACTACTACGCCGTCACGGACGGCTTCGCGCTGCGCGACTACTGA
- a CDS encoding NAD-dependent epimerase/dehydratase family protein: protein MTAATGSLHTVLGAGPAGTSVALELARRGHAVRLVDRAGSGEPLGGAERLKGDVGTVDGALAAVEGADVVYHCVNVAYHLQVDVMPGIQGAVLGAVARTGARLVVLDTLYPYGETHGEVMTEDTPWRAASAKGRMRAALDENYLAAHAEGRAKVVLGRSADFVGPRVLNSTLGGAVFPAALMDGEVLALGDIDLRHSYTNILDVARGLAVLGENPSGDGRVWHLPTAPARTTREILTALGDLVGRPLRTVTVNEARPFGPFDETFMNSYAEMFYQHTEPQIMDSTAFQQEFDIESTPIETTLRETLAWYRGFLAARAKG, encoded by the coding sequence ATGACCGCAGCAACAGGCTCACTTCACACCGTTCTGGGGGCCGGTCCCGCGGGCACCTCCGTCGCCCTGGAACTCGCGCGCCGCGGACACGCTGTCCGGCTGGTCGACCGCGCAGGCTCCGGTGAGCCCCTGGGAGGCGCCGAACGGCTCAAGGGGGATGTCGGCACGGTGGACGGAGCGCTCGCCGCGGTCGAAGGCGCCGACGTGGTCTACCACTGCGTCAACGTCGCCTACCACCTCCAGGTCGACGTCATGCCCGGCATCCAAGGGGCGGTCCTGGGCGCGGTGGCGCGCACCGGTGCGCGCCTGGTGGTCCTGGACACGCTGTACCCCTACGGCGAGACGCACGGCGAGGTCATGACCGAGGACACCCCCTGGCGGGCCGCCTCGGCCAAGGGCCGGATGCGGGCCGCGCTGGACGAGAACTACCTGGCCGCACATGCGGAAGGCCGAGCGAAGGTCGTGCTGGGCCGCTCGGCGGACTTCGTCGGACCCCGCGTGCTGAATTCCACGCTGGGCGGGGCCGTCTTCCCGGCCGCACTCATGGACGGCGAGGTCCTGGCACTCGGTGACATCGACCTCCGGCACAGCTACACCAACATCCTCGACGTGGCCCGTGGCCTGGCCGTACTCGGCGAGAACCCCTCAGGAGACGGCCGGGTCTGGCACCTGCCCACCGCCCCCGCCCGCACGACGCGCGAGATCCTCACCGCACTGGGCGACCTGGTGGGCCGTCCGCTGCGGACCGTCACGGTGAACGAGGCGCGCCCCTTCGGGCCGTTCGACGAAACGTTCATGAATTCCTACGCCGAGATGTTCTACCAGCACACCGAGCCACAGATCATGGATTCCACCGCCTTCCAGCAGGAGTTCGATATCGAATCCACCCCGATCGAGACCACCCTGAGGGAGACACTGGCGTGGTACCGGGGCTTCCTCGCTGCCCGAGCGAAGGGCTGA
- a CDS encoding HAD family hydrolase has translation MDSAPHPSPARALAGARLVVFDCDGVLVDTERIGPEVVATMATEAGWPLTPADVLEKFLGTPEPYLLAQVRAHATGPVDDGWLVEYRARVAAAFEAAPHTMPGVGDVLDALDARGLPYCVASSGSHPRIRHSLTATGLWGRFAGRVFSADDVREGKPAPDLFRHAATACGVPAAECLVIEDSPAGVCAARAAGMPVLGYTGGPTPADWLADADAGTVTDLRELLRTDRV, from the coding sequence ATGGACAGCGCGCCCCACCCCTCCCCCGCCCGTGCCCTGGCCGGCGCACGGCTCGTCGTCTTCGACTGCGACGGGGTGCTGGTGGACACCGAGCGGATCGGGCCGGAGGTCGTGGCGACCATGGCGACCGAGGCGGGGTGGCCGCTGACGCCCGCCGACGTGCTGGAGAAGTTCCTGGGCACCCCCGAGCCGTACCTGCTGGCGCAGGTGCGCGCGCACGCCACCGGGCCCGTGGACGACGGCTGGCTCGTGGAGTACCGGGCCCGGGTGGCCGCCGCGTTCGAGGCGGCACCGCACACGATGCCGGGCGTCGGGGATGTGCTGGACGCGCTGGACGCGAGGGGCCTGCCGTACTGCGTGGCCAGCAGCGGCAGCCATCCTCGGATCCGCCACTCCTTGACCGCGACCGGGCTGTGGGGCCGTTTCGCGGGCCGGGTCTTCAGCGCGGACGACGTGCGCGAGGGCAAGCCCGCTCCCGACCTGTTCCGGCACGCGGCCACGGCCTGCGGCGTCCCGGCCGCGGAGTGCCTGGTGATCGAGGACAGCCCGGCGGGGGTCTGCGCGGCACGCGCGGCCGGCATGCCGGTGCTGGGCTACACGGGCGGGCCCACTCCGGCCGACTGGCTCGCGGACGCGGATGCCGGGACCGTCACCGACCTGCGGGAACTCCTGCGCACCGACCGGGTGTAG
- the solA gene encoding N-methyl-L-tryptophan oxidase, protein MPHSRDVIVLGLGGMGSAAAYHLAARGHRVLGLERFGPAHHRGSSHGGSRIVRQSYFEDPAYVPLLLRSYELFAKLEHDTGRSIATLCGGVMVGRPESRTVSGSLRSARQWDLPHEMLDAAEVRRRFPTLTPADDEVALYEARAGFVRPEATVAGHLQLAQQAGADLRFEEPVTRWEVLPGGRGVRVHTTDDVYSAGHLVVCPGAWAPRLLAGLGAHFTVERQVMYWFRPRGSSAPFTPERHPVYVWEDTQGVQIYGFPALEGPEGGAKAAFFRKGSPCDPETVERTVTEAESAAMAAQLRPRLPQLPGSLRKAVTCMYTTTPDEHFVLARHPLHPEAVTVACGFSGHGFKFVPVIGEIVADLALNGTTEHPITLFDPRREALRAPHRRLATPEGETTP, encoded by the coding sequence ATGCCGCATTCCCGCGATGTCATCGTCCTCGGTCTCGGCGGCATGGGCAGTGCCGCCGCCTACCACCTGGCCGCCCGCGGCCACCGCGTCCTGGGGCTGGAGCGCTTCGGCCCCGCGCACCACCGCGGCTCCAGCCACGGCGGTTCCCGCATCGTGCGGCAGTCCTACTTCGAGGACCCCGCCTACGTCCCGCTGCTGCTGCGCTCCTACGAACTGTTCGCGAAGCTGGAGCACGACACCGGCCGCAGCATCGCCACCCTGTGCGGCGGCGTGATGGTCGGCCGCCCCGAGAGCCGCACGGTCTCCGGAAGCCTGCGCTCGGCCCGGCAGTGGGACCTCCCGCACGAGATGCTGGACGCCGCCGAGGTGCGGCGCCGCTTCCCGACCCTGACACCGGCGGACGACGAGGTCGCGCTGTACGAGGCGCGCGCCGGGTTCGTCCGCCCCGAGGCGACCGTCGCGGGGCACCTCCAGCTCGCCCAGCAGGCCGGAGCCGACCTGCGGTTCGAGGAGCCGGTCACCCGCTGGGAAGTACTCCCGGGCGGCAGGGGCGTACGCGTCCATACGACGGACGACGTCTACAGCGCCGGGCACCTGGTGGTGTGCCCCGGCGCGTGGGCGCCCCGCCTGCTGGCCGGCCTCGGGGCGCACTTCACCGTCGAGCGGCAGGTCATGTACTGGTTCCGGCCGCGCGGCAGCAGCGCGCCGTTCACCCCGGAGCGGCACCCCGTCTATGTGTGGGAGGACACCCAGGGGGTGCAGATCTACGGGTTCCCCGCGCTCGAGGGCCCGGAGGGCGGGGCGAAGGCCGCGTTCTTCCGCAAGGGCTCGCCGTGCGACCCGGAGACCGTCGAGCGCACCGTGACCGAGGCGGAGAGCGCGGCCATGGCGGCGCAGTTGCGGCCCCGCCTCCCCCAGCTGCCCGGCTCCCTGCGCAAGGCCGTCACCTGCATGTACACCACCACTCCCGACGAGCATTTCGTCCTGGCCCGGCACCCGCTGCACCCGGAGGCGGTGACGGTCGCCTGCGGATTCTCCGGACACGGCTTCAAGTTCGTCCCCGTCATCGGCGAGATCGTCGCCGACCTGGCGCTCAACGGCACCACCGAGCACCCGATCACGCTGTTCGACCCGCGCAGGGAAGCCCTGCGGGCCCCGCACCGCCGCCTCGCCACTCCCGAGGGAGAGACCACGCCATGA
- a CDS encoding aromatic ring-hydroxylating dioxygenase subunit alpha: protein MTTAAGSLLATLPGDRYTDPENFRREQERIFETAWFCAVRSADLDKPGAYRTVQVGRESVLITRNRRGGLRAFLNVCRHRGARLCTEQAGQVRRSLQCPYHAWTYDLDGALTAAPNLTRMPDVDRASYGLHTVELREWLGYAWVCLAAEPPSFEETVVDGVAERLGGDEVIGHYGIDSLALGHRHTYDVAANWKLIVENFMECYHCATIHPELTEVLPEFADGFAAQYYTGHGPAFADGAEGFTVDGGAGFPRLPGVPDAHDRRYYALTIRPQVFVNLVPDHVIVHRMFPLAQDRTVVECDWLYAPEVVAGGADVSHSAELFHRVNLQDFDACERTQPAMASRAYRKGGVLVPSEHHIGDFHTWVTGQLADPG, encoded by the coding sequence ATGACGACCGCTGCCGGCAGCCTGCTGGCCACCCTGCCAGGGGACCGCTACACCGATCCGGAGAACTTCCGGCGCGAGCAGGAGCGCATCTTCGAGACCGCGTGGTTCTGCGCGGTCCGCTCGGCCGACCTCGACAAACCCGGCGCCTACCGCACCGTCCAGGTGGGCCGGGAGAGCGTGCTGATCACCCGGAACCGCCGGGGCGGGCTGCGGGCCTTCCTCAACGTCTGCCGGCACCGCGGGGCACGGCTGTGCACGGAGCAGGCAGGCCAGGTGCGGCGCAGCCTGCAGTGCCCGTACCACGCCTGGACTTACGATCTGGACGGTGCGCTGACGGCGGCACCCAATCTGACCCGGATGCCGGACGTGGACCGTGCCTCCTACGGGTTGCACACGGTGGAGCTGCGCGAATGGCTGGGGTACGCCTGGGTGTGCCTGGCCGCCGAGCCGCCGTCGTTCGAGGAGACGGTCGTGGACGGGGTCGCCGAGCGGCTGGGCGGCGACGAGGTGATCGGGCACTACGGCATCGACTCGCTGGCCCTGGGCCACCGCCACACCTACGACGTCGCGGCCAACTGGAAGCTGATCGTCGAGAACTTCATGGAGTGCTACCACTGCGCCACCATCCATCCGGAACTGACCGAGGTGCTCCCCGAGTTCGCCGACGGGTTCGCAGCCCAGTACTACACCGGGCACGGCCCCGCGTTCGCGGACGGGGCCGAGGGGTTCACCGTGGACGGCGGCGCCGGCTTCCCGCGGCTGCCGGGCGTACCGGACGCGCACGACCGCCGCTACTACGCGCTCACGATCCGGCCGCAGGTGTTCGTCAACCTGGTGCCCGACCATGTGATCGTGCACCGGATGTTCCCGCTGGCGCAGGACCGCACGGTCGTCGAGTGCGACTGGCTGTACGCGCCGGAGGTGGTCGCGGGCGGCGCGGACGTCTCGCACTCGGCCGAACTCTTCCACCGGGTCAATCTCCAGGACTTCGACGCCTGCGAACGCACCCAGCCCGCCATGGCCTCCCGCGCCTACCGGAAGGGCGGGGTGCTGGTCCCCAGCGAGCACCACATCGGGGACTTCCACACCTGGGTGACCGGGCAGCTCGCCGACCCCGGCTGA
- a CDS encoding S-(hydroxymethyl)mycothiol dehydrogenase, with protein sequence MPHEVRAVIAMKKDAPVEVQPVLVPDPGPGEVLVSIQACGVCHTDLHYREGAVDSDGFPFLLGHEAAGIVEATGPGVTELRPGDFVVLAWRAPCGSCRSCRKGRPWYCFDSRNARQPMTLLDGTPLTPALGIGAFADKTLVDAGQAVKVDPAARPEAAGLVGCGVMAGWGAAVHTGGVTHGDTVAVIGCGGVGNAAVAAASLAGARRVIAVDIDDGKLDTATRFGATHSVNSRGTDPVAAVRELTGGHGADLVVEAVGRPETYLQGFAMRDLAGVLVLAGVPAPDVTIELPFQELFARGGALASSWYGDCLPSRDFPVLIDLYLSGKLDLGAFVTETVALDEVEVAFERMQRGKVLRSVVVL encoded by the coding sequence ATGCCACACGAGGTCCGCGCTGTCATCGCGATGAAGAAGGACGCCCCGGTCGAGGTGCAGCCGGTCCTGGTACCGGATCCCGGCCCGGGCGAAGTCCTCGTCTCGATCCAGGCATGCGGTGTCTGCCACACCGATCTGCACTACCGGGAGGGCGCCGTCGACAGCGACGGCTTCCCCTTCCTGCTGGGCCACGAGGCCGCGGGCATCGTCGAAGCGACGGGCCCCGGCGTCACCGAACTGCGCCCCGGCGACTTCGTCGTACTCGCCTGGCGCGCACCGTGCGGAAGCTGCCGCTCCTGCCGCAAGGGGCGGCCCTGGTACTGCTTCGACTCGCGCAACGCCCGGCAGCCGATGACGCTGCTGGACGGCACTCCTCTGACCCCCGCGCTCGGTATCGGCGCGTTCGCCGACAAGACGCTGGTCGACGCGGGCCAGGCCGTCAAGGTCGACCCGGCCGCACGCCCCGAGGCAGCCGGTCTCGTCGGCTGCGGGGTGATGGCAGGCTGGGGAGCCGCCGTGCACACCGGAGGCGTGACCCACGGCGACACCGTGGCCGTCATCGGCTGCGGCGGAGTGGGCAACGCCGCCGTAGCGGCCGCCTCCCTGGCCGGGGCGCGCCGCGTCATCGCCGTCGACATCGACGACGGCAAACTGGACACCGCCACCCGGTTCGGTGCCACCCACAGCGTCAACTCGCGCGGCACCGATCCCGTCGCGGCCGTCCGCGAACTGACCGGCGGCCACGGTGCGGACCTCGTCGTCGAGGCCGTCGGCCGCCCGGAGACCTATCTGCAGGGGTTCGCCATGCGCGACCTGGCGGGTGTGCTCGTCCTGGCGGGGGTCCCCGCCCCGGACGTGACGATCGAACTCCCGTTCCAGGAACTCTTCGCGCGGGGCGGCGCCCTGGCCTCGTCCTGGTACGGGGACTGTCTGCCCAGCCGGGACTTCCCCGTCCTGATCGACCTCTATCTCAGCGGCAAACTCGACCTGGGCGCCTTCGTCACCGAGACGGTCGCGCTGGACGAGGTCGAGGTCGCCTTCGAACGGATGCAGCGCGGCAAGGTGCTGCGATCGGTGGTGGTCCTGTGA
- a CDS encoding IclR family transcriptional regulator: protein MSGKAEDIGTGKQSRGAAASVQSVDRAVSVLEILARHGDAGVTEIAEELGVHKSTAFRLLGVLEARGLVSQEQERGKYYLGPGVLRLAGAAASRLDISQEGAPVCRELAEEAGETANIAVLDDDAAVNIMQARGSSSVTAQNWLGRRTPLHATSSGKALLAHQPKSVQESVLSRKLPRLTESTVVSAAELRAELKAVATSGFAMARDELELGLHAVAAPVRAHDGKVIGAISVSGPSYRLEEEQLQEVAKRTMAAAQDLSRRMGYAY from the coding sequence ATGAGTGGAAAAGCGGAGGACATCGGGACCGGTAAGCAGTCCAGAGGCGCGGCTGCCTCGGTCCAGTCGGTCGACCGCGCGGTGAGCGTGCTGGAGATCCTGGCCCGGCACGGTGACGCGGGAGTGACCGAGATCGCGGAGGAGCTGGGGGTCCACAAGTCGACGGCGTTCCGGCTGCTCGGCGTCCTGGAGGCCAGGGGCCTGGTCTCCCAGGAACAGGAGCGGGGCAAGTACTACCTGGGCCCGGGCGTGCTGCGACTGGCCGGGGCCGCGGCCTCCCGCCTGGACATCTCGCAGGAGGGTGCGCCGGTCTGCCGCGAACTGGCCGAGGAGGCCGGGGAGACGGCGAACATCGCGGTGCTGGACGACGACGCGGCGGTCAACATCATGCAGGCCCGCGGCTCGTCGTCGGTTACCGCGCAGAACTGGCTGGGCAGACGCACTCCTCTGCACGCCACCTCCAGCGGCAAGGCGCTGCTGGCACACCAGCCCAAGTCGGTGCAGGAGAGCGTGCTCTCGCGCAAGCTGCCGCGACTGACGGAGTCGACCGTGGTCTCCGCGGCGGAGCTGCGCGCGGAACTGAAGGCGGTGGCCACCTCCGGTTTCGCGATGGCACGGGACGAGCTGGAGCTCGGTCTGCACGCGGTGGCGGCGCCGGTGCGCGCCCACGACGGCAAGGTGATCGGCGCGATCAGCGTCTCGGGACCGTCCTATCGACTCGAGGAGGAACAGCTCCAGGAGGTGGCCAAGCGCACCATGGCGGCGGCGCAGGACCTCTCCCGGCGGATGGGCTACGCCTACTGA
- a CDS encoding dihydrofolate reductase family protein yields MKLVLQEFLSLDGVSQGPGSPDEDTSDGFTQGGWFVPHLDEEFDRLSGTWLGEADAFLFGRRTYENFARDWPKMTEHPNARILNGLPKYVASQSLTKAEWNPTTILSGDVPAQVAELKQQPGRELQIHGSARLGQSLLAAGLIDELRLVIAPVVVGSGRRLFPDGGAPAGLRLLSNETTPHGLAVHIYESTGLPEYGTYGADA; encoded by the coding sequence ATGAAGTTGGTACTTCAGGAGTTCCTTTCGCTGGACGGCGTTTCCCAGGGGCCCGGGTCCCCGGACGAGGACACCAGCGACGGGTTCACCCAGGGCGGCTGGTTCGTGCCCCACCTGGATGAAGAGTTCGACCGGCTGTCCGGCACCTGGCTCGGTGAGGCGGACGCGTTCCTCTTCGGCCGTCGTACGTACGAGAACTTCGCGCGGGACTGGCCGAAGATGACCGAGCACCCGAACGCCCGCATCCTGAACGGGCTGCCGAAATATGTGGCTTCCCAGAGCCTGACCAAGGCCGAGTGGAACCCGACGACGATTCTGTCCGGCGACGTCCCCGCCCAAGTCGCCGAACTGAAACAGCAGCCCGGCCGCGAACTGCAGATCCACGGCAGCGCCCGGCTTGGCCAGTCCCTGCTGGCCGCCGGACTGATCGACGAGTTGCGGCTCGTGATCGCCCCTGTGGTCGTGGGCAGCGGCCGACGCCTGTTCCCGGACGGCGGCGCCCCGGCCGGCCTGCGCCTCCTGAGCAACGAGACGACGCCGCACGGGCTGGCGGTCCACATCTACGAGTCGACGGGCCTTCCGGAGTACGGGACATACGGGGCCGACGCGTAG
- a CDS encoding bifunctional 3-phenylpropionate/cinnamic acid dioxygenase ferredoxin subunit, whose product MIPVCRLEDLPAGESVRLDLEPPIAVFNADGELYAIDDTCTHQDASLAEGWLEGCLVECPLHAASFDLRTGRPTCLPARKAVRTHPVSVLDGTVWVHVESAQPVPATAPHATAAGQGSAA is encoded by the coding sequence GTGATACCCGTCTGTCGGCTTGAGGACCTGCCCGCAGGTGAGTCCGTCCGTCTCGACCTCGAACCTCCCATCGCCGTCTTCAACGCCGACGGCGAGCTCTACGCCATCGACGACACCTGCACCCACCAGGACGCGTCCCTGGCCGAAGGTTGGCTCGAGGGCTGTCTGGTCGAATGCCCACTGCACGCAGCTTCATTCGACCTGCGCACCGGCCGTCCCACCTGCCTCCCGGCCCGCAAGGCCGTGCGCACCCATCCGGTGAGCGTGCTGGACGGCACCGTGTGGGTACATGTCGAGTCCGCCCAGCCCGTACCCGCAACCGCACCGCACGCCACCGCAGCCGGACAAGGGAGCGCCGCATGA
- a CDS encoding FAD-dependent oxidoreductase produces the protein MVGAGIVGCSLADELTARGWRDVTVLEQGPLASPGGSTSHAPGLVFRTSPSRTLTQYARYTVEKFTGLRQAGRPCFLPVGGLEVATTEARRLDLYRKAGLAAAWGVEGELVGPARCAELFPMLDPDSVLGGFHTPGDGLARAVDACQAQIERASRRGARFLERHTVTGVEREAGRVTGVVTDRGSFPADHVVSAAGFWGPVIGAMAGVEVPLLPLAHQYATTAPLRELTGAATGGDEAVRPILRHQDHDLYYREHLDPAGGDGRVGIGTYAHRPLPVDPYAVLPYDQAPEMPSSLPFTAEDFAPSWTETGRLLPRLAASRVDRGFNGVFSFTPDGMPLLGESGAVRGFWFAEAVWVTHSAGAARAVAELMTEGRTTVDAHECDPHRFERAQRSPAYVRERGERSFVEVYDVIHPLQPPATARPLRTSPFYPRQRELGAHFLESGGWERPHWYEANAPLVEQLGLRPPERDPWSARHWSPIAAAEAKLTRERVALYDMTPLRRLEVTGPGSLPFLQRMTSNNLKKRPGSVTYTLLLDESGGIRSDLTAARLGPERWQLGANTPADLDWLVRHAPDDVHIRDITSGTCCIGVWGPLARELVQPLTPADFSHEAFGYFKARETYLGDVPVTALRVSYVGELGWELYADADVGLRLWDTLWEAGQRLGVVAAGRSAFNSLRLEKGYRAWGADMTAEHTPEEAGVGFAVRPAKGDFLGRDALAARSAPERKLVCLTLDDPAAVVMGSEPVHVDGVVDGYVTSASYGYSVGRCVAYAWVPARTAVPGTSVAVEYFGDKVAATVAAEPLFDPEMARIRR, from the coding sequence ATCGTCGGTGCCGGAATCGTCGGCTGCTCGCTGGCCGACGAGTTGACGGCACGCGGCTGGCGCGACGTCACCGTGCTCGAACAGGGCCCACTGGCCTCCCCCGGCGGCTCCACCTCGCACGCGCCCGGCCTGGTGTTCCGCACCAGCCCCTCGCGGACCCTCACCCAGTACGCGCGCTACACCGTGGAGAAGTTCACCGGGCTGCGGCAGGCCGGGCGCCCCTGCTTCCTGCCGGTGGGCGGGCTGGAGGTGGCCACCACCGAGGCCCGCCGGCTGGACCTGTACCGCAAGGCCGGGCTCGCGGCCGCCTGGGGCGTGGAGGGCGAACTCGTCGGCCCCGCGCGGTGTGCCGAGCTGTTCCCGATGCTCGACCCCGACTCCGTGCTCGGCGGATTCCACACCCCCGGTGACGGGCTGGCCCGCGCCGTGGACGCCTGCCAGGCACAGATCGAGCGCGCTTCCCGGCGCGGGGCCCGCTTCCTGGAGCGGCACACGGTCACCGGCGTGGAGCGGGAAGCAGGCCGGGTCACCGGCGTCGTCACCGACCGCGGCAGCTTCCCGGCCGACCATGTGGTCTCGGCTGCCGGGTTCTGGGGCCCGGTGATCGGTGCCATGGCCGGAGTGGAGGTACCGCTGCTGCCGCTCGCGCACCAGTACGCGACCACGGCGCCGCTGCGGGAGCTGACCGGCGCCGCGACCGGTGGCGACGAGGCCGTGCGGCCGATCCTGCGCCACCAGGACCACGACCTGTACTACCGCGAGCACCTCGATCCGGCGGGCGGTGACGGCCGGGTCGGCATCGGCACCTACGCGCACCGTCCGCTGCCCGTCGACCCGTACGCGGTACTGCCCTACGACCAGGCACCCGAGATGCCCTCCTCGCTGCCCTTCACCGCGGAGGACTTCGCCCCGAGCTGGACGGAGACCGGCCGCCTGCTGCCCCGCCTGGCCGCCTCCCGGGTGGACAGGGGCTTCAACGGCGTCTTCTCCTTCACCCCGGACGGGATGCCGCTGCTGGGCGAGTCCGGTGCGGTGCGCGGTTTCTGGTTCGCCGAGGCAGTCTGGGTCACCCACTCCGCGGGCGCCGCACGCGCCGTCGCCGAGCTGATGACCGAGGGCCGCACCACGGTCGACGCCCACGAGTGCGATCCGCACCGCTTCGAGCGGGCCCAGCGCTCCCCTGCCTATGTGCGCGAGCGCGGGGAGCGCAGCTTCGTCGAGGTGTACGACGTGATCCACCCGCTCCAACCACCCGCCACGGCCCGCCCGCTGCGCACCAGCCCCTTCTATCCGCGGCAGCGGGAACTGGGCGCCCACTTCCTGGAGTCGGGCGGCTGGGAGCGCCCGCACTGGTACGAGGCCAACGCCCCGCTGGTGGAACAGCTCGGCCTGCGTCCGCCCGAGCGCGACCCGTGGTCGGCGCGGCACTGGTCACCGATCGCCGCGGCCGAGGCGAAGCTGACCCGCGAGCGGGTGGCGCTCTACGACATGACACCGCTGCGGCGGCTGGAGGTCACCGGGCCCGGCTCGCTCCCCTTCCTGCAGCGGATGACCAGCAACAACCTCAAGAAGCGCCCGGGTTCGGTCACCTACACGCTGCTGCTGGACGAGAGCGGCGGCATCCGCAGCGACCTGACCGCCGCGCGGCTGGGACCCGAACGCTGGCAGCTGGGCGCCAACACCCCGGCCGATCTGGACTGGCTCGTCCGGCACGCGCCCGACGACGTCCACATCCGGGACATCACCTCCGGCACCTGCTGCATCGGGGTGTGGGGCCCGCTCGCCCGGGAACTGGTGCAGCCGCTGACCCCCGCCGACTTCTCCCACGAGGCCTTCGGCTACTTCAAGGCACGCGAGACCTACCTGGGCGACGTCCCGGTGACGGCGCTGCGGGTGAGCTACGTGGGCGAGCTGGGCTGGGAACTGTACGCGGACGCCGATGTCGGGCTGCGGCTGTGGGACACCCTCTGGGAGGCCGGACAGCGGCTCGGCGTCGTCGCCGCGGGCCGCAGCGCCTTCAACAGCCTGCGGCTGGAGAAGGGGTACCGCGCCTGGGGTGCCGACATGACCGCCGAGCACACCCCGGAAGAGGCCGGTGTCGGCTTCGCCGTACGCCCCGCCAAGGGCGACTTCCTCGGGCGGGACGCGCTGGCCGCGCGGAGCGCACCGGAGCGGAAGCTGGTGTGCCTCACCCTGGACGATCCGGCCGCGGTCGTCATGGGCAGCGAGCCGGTCCATGTCGACGGGGTCGTCGACGGATACGTGACCAGCGCGTCGTACGGCTACAGCGTGGGGCGCTGCGTCGCCTACGCCTGGGTGCCGGCCCGCACCGCCGTGCCGGGCACCTCCGTCGCCGTCGAGTACTTCGGCGACAAGGTCGCGGCCACGGTCGCCGCCGAGCCCCTGTTCGACCCCGAGATGGCCCGGATCCGCCGCTAG